The window ctgcataaaaaaataacatgttCTACTTTTGCATAGATTGTTggcattttatataaataactgGTGCAGTTTGGCAGGGTGCCtgtttttaagttaaaaaaatattttttttcttgcactCAAATTTGATGAGGTAAACTGGTTCAGACTGGCCAAACTAATCTTAAAAACTGTAATAGTTAAAAATGTGCCTTAAAAACATTtctaacaaacacactcagtTTTCCTCGTGCAGTATGATAAAAGCTTTTGTGGATAGAAAACAACGTCTCTTCTTGCCTAGAGTCCGTCCTTGGACACCTGTGTGCTGTTCTTCTGAGCGAGGCTGGAGATGGCCTGGGCCAGGTTGTAATGGCCTCTatcttccctctcctccagggCTTTCTGCTGGGGCCCACAtgttcatcttcctctcttgcAGCTCCATGTACAGCTGTAGGACATCCTGTGGAGGCCTGGCAGTGCAAGCAGCAGTTGTCGGCGGGTTGGGGAGGATCGGGGTGAACCTCTTGCTGCTATGGCCTTGCCCACTCTCGTCCCGCAAAGTTTGGCCCTTCGCTGAGCTTCAATCTCCTCCCTGCTCTTACCCAGAACCTCGCTGCATGGCCTTGAAGAACTCCCAGTGGACGCTGGCCGCCCCCAGCCTCTTGGCCCTCTCTGAGTTTTTCCTGTATGTGGCCAACATGTTTCTCCACTTGAGGTCACACTCGTATGCCTTCACGGTGACATCGGTGGCCTCCGACTCTTTCAGTTTGGTGGTCACCTTCTCTGCCACCGACTCCCagagtttctttttcttgcatACTGGCTGATCAAAAGCCTGGTCCATTTCTAGTCTGGTGTTGACCAGGTGCCATGTGGCCTGCAGTGTCCATATGAATTctagagaggaaaaaaaaaaagtgtatcaTGTAAATCATAGTTAAATTATAAGACCTTGCAATTGAACACATTTCTTGCTTCTATTTTTGtgtttcttaatttttttaaacataaataatgatgATTATAACATCAATATGAGGTAATAAGCTGCCATATACGGTCACGGTTTATGACTATAATCACCGCAATGGGCAGAGACTGCGCACTCATCGGGCCCTCCTCGCTTCACGCGATGACTGGATGAAACCTGTTTAACTTCAGGGTGTCGACTACTAACCTGCTTTAGTTTGATCGCTGTCCACGCTGGACACAACCGTTTCCTTTTCTGCCACCTCAGTACTTTGGATCACAATTGTCTCGATCACCTCCATGATGATAAATCATTACAGTAACCGTCAACGTTTTTTAATCAGCCGTGTTTTTCTATCGTGGAATTTAACAACATATCAGAGGCACCGATGTCTTTTCTCGCATCGAGTAAAACGATGACTATAACAACGTTACTTAGCAGCTTGGGACTTGTAGTCCGTTTTAGTTGATACAAACGGTCTTTTGAGTACTCTGGTGGAACGGCTAAACTACAATCCTTAAACGTTGCAAATTGTTCATTACAAACGACTATTTATCGCTGCATCGGGGAATGTAGTTTTTTAAAGGAAGGAAATACACGAGGTCAGGTGAAAAACAGCGAGGTTTAAACTACAAGTCCCAGCGTATATCTCACCGGCCCACCTCTTCACTCCCTGCTCCCTCCCTCGACCGcccctgttttgttgtttggctAAAGATGGCGTTAGCGGCTAACACAGGCGATTGCATTTTTTTCCACAAAAATTATTCGGCCAGTGGTAACAAAACATTTATCAATTAGAGCTTTAATCCGCCATTCGATGTGTAAAAATATGTTCCATTGAGATAATACATGTCTACCACGTAGAATAACGTTTGTTCGGCCTTCTCACGATGTAGGCCTGTTTTTTTAGGGAGTGGACCGAAGCTGTTGGAACTCCATCTCCCATCAGCGACTGCGGTGTCAGGTGGTACAACTTTCCTTTTTTCATGGTATCTGTAGTTTTCTGGTCACCCcacaatgttatttttaaaaaatgtttatgaatGAACTCGCGAAAAAAACATGCTAAGAAGCTAACAATTTAAAGTGAAAGGACATGATATTGAATTTCTCAGTGTTCACTGTGCGCGTCCAGTGATACTACACAGAGTGAATAGTATCTGTCTCAACTGAGAGGAGGACAATTAAGATAATTGAACCCGGAGCCTTGTCAGGCAGAGAGACCATGTCTGCGTCACCGGTGCAAGGTGACGGGGAACAATCTCGAGCACCCTCTAGAGAGGGTCACCCATCATCTCCAGAGTCTTCTCTGACGTGGTGCCTGGCTCACCTCTCTAACCTGGACCAGGGACTGAACATCAGGGGCATGGCAAGGTGGACTCaggtggaggcagagagggggaCAAGAGGTCCAGGGTCTCTCAGTGGCGAGCCCTGGTCGCTATCAGGACGCAGCACATCAAGGGGGACAAGGCTTGCCATTGCCCGATTCAGAACCCAAGGGGGTCTCCGGCTCCTGTTGGACCTGCTCAAAACCCAGACTGCTCGAGGAAAACCCTGGACCTGGCTCTGAGCATCCTAGCAAACTGCTGCACTGAGCTGCAAGACACGCATCCAGGTGAGATAAAAGGAATAATGGAGAAGATATtctctattatttattattaaagcacccatttgacacatttgacaTGTCTGCCACTACAGGTCCGTAAGCTTAATGGGATACATATCGTAGGTAAGTGGTCATTTACATTCTTATAAGGAATTTAACTTAGaataattactttaaaacaaCTTTTGCACAATATTTGCCTTTCACATTTAATGGCATGTAATATCGAAACAATTCTTGTCTGTCACAGTGGGGATCCTGAAGGAAAATATGGCCCTGGACACCGTCCAGAACCGAGCAGCCCGGGCTTTGGCAAACTTGGCCATGGATCCAGTGAGCTCTGCACTCATCCACTCGGCTGGTTAGTCTTAAATGTCAAAcataattttacattttatgaatGTATTACTTATTTGAGATGGAACTTGAAATCTACTCAAGGGGGAAACTTTACATTTtggtagtagcagcagtagtgaTTCCA of the Cyclopterus lumpus isolate fCycLum1 chromosome 8, fCycLum1.pri, whole genome shotgun sequence genome contains:
- the si:dkey-66i24.7 gene encoding uncharacterized protein si:dkey-66i24.7 is translated as MEVIETIVIQSTEVAEKETVVSSVDSDQTKAEFIWTLQATWHLVNTRLEMDQAFDQPVCKKKKLWESVAEKVTTKLKESEATDVTVKAYECDLKWRNMLATYRKNSERAKRLGAASVHWEFFKAMQRGSG